One genomic segment of Spiroplasma endosymbiont of Poecilobothrus nobilitatus includes these proteins:
- the secA gene encoding preprotein translocase subunit SecA, whose amino-acid sequence MAVSDRKIVKKHGKIADKIMALDETMRGLSDDALKEKTNEFKTKLAEGATLDDILVEAFAVAREASRRILGLHAYRVQLIGGIVLHEGDVAEMKTGEGKTLTALMPTYLNGLTGKGVHVITVNEYLSRRDSEINGQVFSFLGLTVGLNSRDITKDAKREAYSCDITYTTNAELGFDYLRDNMVKVYSEKVQRGLNYVIIDEADSILIDESRTPLIISGGRQNRTPQYQAADHFAKSLSRENDLEIDLETKQVYLTPEGITKAEKIFSINSLFDIKNTELYHLILNALKANFVFKNGVEYVVQNNEIILIDQFTGRLMLGRAYSDGLQQSLQAKERVNIEEETVTMATITYQNFFRLYNKLSGMSGTAKTEEEEFIKIYNMRVIQVPTNRPLIRRDEDDYMFANRDAKMKAMMKEIIALHEKGQPILIGTTSVDSSEIVSHYLRNAKLKFEMLNAKNHVREADIIAKAGEKGAITLATNMAGRGTDIKLGDGVKEIGGLAVFGVERNEARRIDNQLRGRAGRQGNPGFSRFYVAMDDELMMRFGGERLRRIFARLGSDFIQSRMLTRAISNAQKKVEGMNFDQRKHILDYDNVLAQHREAMYARRDQILTATDLKPIIKKIQYSAAYDLTKMFGNESHGEWFIHYDDLIKGISDKVVAANVLDKAAMEKMKRKEVAKYVATKMNKFYLARTEDVPADVINQIERSAIITSFDDYWTKHIDQASKLRSGIYLRSYAQTNPLHAYVEEAAKLFEHMQLSIAHEVVIKLANVVIRKIDGDIKVEPFHDSEQEIREFKQKG is encoded by the coding sequence ATGGCAGTTAGCGATCGTAAAATTGTAAAAAAACATGGGAAAATAGCAGATAAAATTATGGCGTTAGATGAAACAATGCGAGGATTGTCTGATGATGCATTAAAAGAAAAGACAAATGAATTTAAAACGAAGTTAGCAGAAGGTGCTACATTAGATGATATTTTAGTTGAAGCATTTGCTGTTGCCCGTGAAGCATCTCGTCGAATTTTAGGATTACATGCTTATCGTGTCCAACTAATTGGGGGCATTGTTCTTCATGAGGGTGATGTGGCTGAAATGAAAACAGGGGAAGGAAAAACTTTAACTGCTTTAATGCCAACATATTTGAATGGTTTAACTGGTAAGGGTGTTCATGTTATTACTGTTAATGAATATTTATCAAGACGGGATTCAGAAATTAATGGTCAAGTTTTTAGTTTTTTAGGTTTAACAGTTGGTTTAAATTCTCGTGATATTACTAAAGATGCAAAAAGAGAAGCCTATAGTTGTGATATTACTTATACTACTAATGCTGAATTAGGATTTGATTATTTACGAGATAATATGGTAAAAGTTTACAGTGAGAAAGTCCAACGAGGATTAAATTATGTCATTATTGATGAGGCTGACTCAATTTTAATTGATGAATCAAGAACACCATTAATTATTTCGGGGGGGCGCCAAAACCGAACACCGCAATATCAAGCAGCTGATCATTTTGCAAAGTCATTATCACGAGAGAATGATCTTGAAATTGATTTAGAAACAAAACAAGTTTATTTAACTCCAGAAGGAATTACTAAAGCAGAAAAAATATTTTCAATTAATTCTTTATTTGATATTAAAAATACTGAATTATACCATCTAATCTTAAATGCTTTAAAAGCTAATTTTGTTTTTAAAAATGGTGTTGAATATGTTGTTCAAAATAATGAAATTATTTTAATTGATCAGTTTACTGGCCGTTTAATGCTGGGACGTGCTTATAGTGATGGTTTGCAACAATCATTACAAGCAAAGGAACGTGTTAATATTGAAGAAGAAACAGTGACAATGGCAACAATTACTTACCAAAACTTTTTCCGATTATATAATAAATTAAGTGGGATGAGTGGTACTGCAAAAACAGAGGAAGAAGAATTCATTAAAATTTATAATATGCGTGTAATTCAAGTTCCAACTAATCGACCATTAATTCGCCGTGATGAAGATGATTATATGTTTGCAAATCGTGATGCAAAAATGAAAGCGATGATGAAAGAAATTATTGCCTTGCATGAAAAGGGACAACCAATTTTAATTGGAACAACTTCAGTTGATTCATCAGAAATTGTGTCGCATTATTTACGAAATGCTAAATTAAAATTTGAAATGTTAAATGCGAAAAATCATGTTCGTGAAGCAGACATTATTGCAAAAGCTGGTGAAAAAGGAGCTATTACTTTAGCAACAAATATGGCTGGTCGGGGAACAGACATTAAATTAGGTGATGGCGTTAAAGAAATTGGAGGATTAGCTGTTTTTGGTGTTGAACGAAACGAAGCGCGCCGAATTGATAACCAGTTACGAGGGCGAGCAGGACGACAAGGAAATCCTGGTTTTTCACGGTTTTATGTTGCTATGGATGATGAATTAATGATGCGCTTTGGTGGTGAACGCCTACGCCGAATTTTTGCTCGGTTAGGTTCGGATTTTATTCAATCACGAATGCTAACAAGAGCAATTTCTAATGCACAAAAAAAAGTTGAGGGAATGAATTTTGATCAACGAAAACATATTTTAGATTATGATAATGTTTTAGCACAACATCGTGAAGCAATGTATGCGCGGCGTGATCAAATTTTAACAGCAACTGATTTAAAACCAATTATTAAAAAAATTCAATATTCGGCAGCTTATGATTTAACAAAAATGTTTGGTAATGAATCGCATGGGGAATGATTTATTCATTATGATGACTTAATTAAGGGGATTAGTGATAAAGTTGTTGCAGCTAATGTGTTAGATAAAGCAGCCATGGAAAAAATGAAGCGGAAAGAAGTTGCTAAATATGTGGCAACAAAAATGAATAAATTTTATTTAGCGCGAACAGAAGATGTTCCTGCTGATGTTATTAATCAAATTGAACGGAGCGCAATTATTACTTCGTTTGATGATTATTGAACAAAACATATTGATCAAGCAAGTAAATTACGAAGTGGAATTTACTTACGAAGTTATGCTCAAACAAATCCATTACACGCTTATGTTGAAGAAGCTGCAAAATTATTTGAGCATATGCAATTATCAATTGCACATGAAGTTGTAATTAAATTAGCAAATGTTGTTATTCGCAAAATTGATGGTGACATTAAAGTTGAGCCGTTTCATGATTCAGAACAAGAAATTCGAGAATTTAAACAAAAAGGTTAA
- the whiA gene encoding DNA-binding protein WhiA encodes MSFALEAKEEIVRKEFDQMCQKAFLTGFVKYNMTLNISNHFFNFEVTSISNLIIRTIYTFLKNLYQVKIDIIIVQGTKLKNNKTFSLRIKEGATEILKDLQIFYAETNQKIVAIPSEWNERQQRAYIAGIFIACGSVNSPETSNYHLEVQFNDEVSAQYFQKLLYKFHFPFKIIVRHDRYVCYLKKSILVSDFLKLIDAINSVLAFENTRISRDMVNSINRLNNIEISNQQKAIKAGEEQVAMINYLLEHDLFDELNENTKKVALLRIAYPDASLQDLSALLENESSIEISKSGVNHLFREIKKKYYENIK; translated from the coding sequence ATGAGCTTTGCGTTGGAAGCAAAAGAGGAAATTGTTAGAAAAGAATTTGACCAAATGTGTCAGAAAGCTTTTTTGACTGGTTTTGTTAAATATAATATGACATTAAATATTAGTAATCATTTTTTTAACTTTGAAGTAACCTCAATTAGTAATCTAATTATTCGAACAATTTATACGTTTTTAAAAAATTTATATCAAGTTAAAATTGACATCATTATTGTTCAAGGTACAAAATTAAAAAATAACAAAACCTTCAGTTTACGTATTAAAGAAGGAGCTACTGAAATATTAAAAGACTTACAAATTTTTTATGCAGAAACTAATCAAAAAATTGTTGCTATCCCATCGGAATGAAATGAACGACAACAACGCGCTTATATTGCAGGCATTTTTATTGCTTGTGGTAGTGTTAATTCACCAGAAACAAGTAATTATCATTTAGAAGTTCAGTTTAATGATGAAGTTTCAGCACAATATTTTCAAAAATTATTGTATAAATTTCATTTTCCATTTAAGATAATTGTCCGTCATGATCGTTATGTTTGTTATTTAAAAAAATCAATTTTAGTTTCAGATTTCTTGAAATTAATTGATGCAATTAATAGTGTTCTCGCTTTTGAAAATACTCGTATTTCAAGGGATATGGTTAATAGTATTAATCGTTTAAATAATATTGAAATTTCAAATCAACAAAAAGCAATTAAAGCTGGTGAAGAACAGGTTGCAATGATTAATTATTTACTTGAACATGATTTGTTTGATGAACTAAATGAAAATACTAAAAAAGTAGCTTTATTACGAATTGCTTATCCCGATGCATCGTTGCAAGATTTGTCAGCATTATTAGAAAATGAAAGTAGTATTGAAATTTCAAAATCGGGAGTAAACCACTTATTTCGTGAAATTAAGAAAAAATATTATGAAAATATAAAATAA
- a CDS encoding APC family permease — MGKPKNNVKFFEFLTVFSTAIGITIGIGIYLKNDTSEGHLLYFTQNPYLSIGLWVLVGILGMAMIMVFIEVTSVKTKSGHGTLPSWANILIGRQVGSLIALFYIFFYFPILLGIFPIFSINAMFDALEVQNISKVTQHIIAITVGIVILILFYLINIFFRNVGKWVQTIGTFIKFIPLLVSIVIGFVAPIENNVFDKYRELKFGNFFMGILPVLFSFDGFIYAAGLQKEVSNKNVVPKALFAAMLFITIFYILEVISLFLGTNDGSFFTLFKNLLGGPIAKVLMWFIMLTALMSINGLTFVAPSFGHTMQEENLVYIGKKELSYQQIGLIQMAITVFFNLILMGLSLGFVGEPMYLLDLSSNAVSFTAFLCYISLIIAVCVNRYTKRVEVAKVKGMYYYAGFSIFLLIGSKGYIMYNFFAYSSNHKTLYILLIIIGGTLVIWGINELLLWHKATPAAGEVKIKTPLINNVNQ, encoded by the coding sequence ATGGGAAAGCCTAAAAATAACGTTAAATTTTTTGAATTTTTAACTGTTTTTTCAACAGCGATTGGAATTACAATTGGAATTGGAATTTATTTAAAAAATGATACTTCAGAAGGACATCTTTTATACTTTACTCAAAATCCTTATTTATCAATTGGATTATGGGTTTTAGTTGGGATTTTAGGAATGGCAATGATTATGGTCTTTATTGAAGTTACATCAGTAAAAACTAAAAGTGGACATGGGACATTACCATCATGAGCTAATATTTTAATTGGTCGGCAAGTTGGTAGTTTAATAGCATTATTTTATATCTTTTTTTATTTCCCAATTTTATTGGGTATTTTCCCAATTTTTAGTATTAATGCAATGTTTGATGCACTAGAAGTGCAAAACATTAGTAAGGTAACACAACATATAATTGCGATTACTGTTGGTATTGTTATTTTAATTTTGTTTTACTTAATAAATATTTTTTTCCGAAATGTTGGTAAATGAGTTCAAACAATTGGAACATTTATTAAATTTATTCCTTTACTAGTTAGTATAGTTATAGGCTTTGTTGCTCCAATTGAAAATAATGTTTTTGATAAGTATAGGGAATTAAAGTTTGGTAACTTCTTTATGGGAATTTTACCAGTATTATTTTCATTTGATGGTTTTATTTATGCTGCAGGATTACAAAAAGAAGTTTCTAACAAAAATGTTGTCCCAAAAGCATTATTTGCTGCAATGTTATTTATTACTATTTTTTATATTTTAGAAGTTATTTCTTTATTTTTAGGAACAAATGATGGTAGTTTTTTTACTTTATTTAAAAATCTACTTGGTGGTCCAATTGCAAAAGTCTTAATGTGATTTATTATGTTAACAGCATTAATGAGCATTAATGGTTTAACCTTTGTAGCTCCTTCATTTGGACATACAATGCAAGAAGAAAATCTTGTTTATATTGGAAAGAAAGAATTAAGTTATCAACAAATTGGTTTGATTCAAATGGCAATTACTGTTTTTTTCAATTTAATATTAATGGGACTTAGTCTTGGCTTTGTGGGCGAGCCAATGTATTTATTAGATCTTTCTTCTAATGCCGTTAGTTTTACTGCTTTTCTGTGTTATATTAGTTTAATTATTGCTGTTTGTGTTAATCGTTATACAAAGCGAGTAGAAGTAGCAAAAGTAAAAGGAATGTATTATTATGCTGGTTTTTCTATTTTCTTGCTAATAGGTTCAAAAGGTTATATTATGTATAATTTCTTTGCTTATAGTAGTAATCATAAAACTTTATATATTTTATTAATTATTATTGGGGGAACATTAGTAATATGAGGTATTAATGAATTATTATTATGGCATAAAGCAACACCAGCTGCTGGTGAAGTAAAAATAAAAACCCCATTGATTAATAATGTTAATCAATAG
- a CDS encoding rhodanese-like domain-containing protein: MFLSAFEMKYNTKLIKRLQKINNSDKWLIIDIRPKEEWIESHIINSINIPHHLFRLIYLKK, translated from the coding sequence ATGTTTTTATCAGCATTTGAAATGAAATACAATACTAAATTAATTAAAAGACTACAAAAAATTAATAATTCAGATAAATGGTTAATTATTGATATTCGTCCGAAAGAAGAATGAATTGAAAGTCATATTATTAATAGTATTAATATTCCTCATCATCTTTTTCGTTTAATTTATTTGAAAAAGTAA